One Molothrus aeneus isolate 106 chromosome 6, BPBGC_Maene_1.0, whole genome shotgun sequence genomic window carries:
- the LOC136557941 gene encoding interferon-induced transmembrane protein 2-like isoform X1 → MASPKSGTPWLQACVCGRWRGVRRGGLFPLRPKSRGNETAGAAPAPRRLHLPEHHAFTRCRHSCPRARAMQSPLPPYEVLPTEVSMEEMPRSTTVMVEETQQPPPPRDHLVWSLFTTLYGNFCCLGLLAFVFSVKSRDRKVLGDYSGALSYGSTAKYLNITALVINIFIVIIVIVFVSLAIAGVFSHRQSYG, encoded by the exons ATGGCATCCCCAAAAAGTGGCACCCCCTGGCTTCAAGCCTGTGTTTGTGGGAGATGGAG GGGCGTCCGGAGGGGCGGTCTATTCCCGCTCCGTCCGAAATCTCGAGGAAACGAAACCGCCGGCGCTGCGCCCGCCCCGCGGCGCCTCCACCTCCCGGAGCACCACGCGTTCACCAGGTGCCGCCACAGCTGTCCCCGGGCCCGAGCCATGCAGTCGCCACTTCCGCCCTACGAGGTGCTGCCGACCGAGGTGAGCATGGAGGAGATGCCCCGGAGCACCACGGTGATGGTGGAGGAGACgcagcagccgccgccgccccgggacCACCTGGTGTGGTCCCTGTTCACCACCCTGTACGGGAACTTCTGCTGCCTCGGCCTCCTGGCGTTCGTCTTCTCCGTCAAG tcCAGGGACCGCAAAGTGCTGGGTGACTACAGCGGGGCCCTGAGCTACGGCTCCACGGCCAAGTACCTGAACATCACAGCCCTGGTGATCAACATCTTCATTGTCATCATTGTCATTGTCTTCGTCTCCCTGGCCATCGCCGGGGTCTTCAGCCACCGCCAATCCTACGGGTAG
- the LOC136557941 gene encoding interferon-induced transmembrane protein 1-like isoform X2 produces MQSPLPPYEVLPTEVSMEEMPRSTTVMVEETQQPPPPRDHLVWSLFTTLYGNFCCLGLLAFVFSVKSRDRKVLGDYSGALSYGSTAKYLNITALVINIFIVIIVIVFVSLAIAGVFSHRQSYG; encoded by the exons ATGCAGTCGCCACTTCCGCCCTACGAGGTGCTGCCGACCGAGGTGAGCATGGAGGAGATGCCCCGGAGCACCACGGTGATGGTGGAGGAGACgcagcagccgccgccgccccgggacCACCTGGTGTGGTCCCTGTTCACCACCCTGTACGGGAACTTCTGCTGCCTCGGCCTCCTGGCGTTCGTCTTCTCCGTCAAG tcCAGGGACCGCAAAGTGCTGGGTGACTACAGCGGGGCCCTGAGCTACGGCTCCACGGCCAAGTACCTGAACATCACAGCCCTGGTGATCAACATCTTCATTGTCATCATTGTCATTGTCTTCGTCTCCCTGGCCATCGCCGGGGTCTTCAGCCACCGCCAATCCTACGGGTAG
- the LOC136558286 gene encoding dispanin subfamily A member 2b-like, translating into MEPRQADVSIPLQSSGWGAAAPGPRSEPQPRDYVLWSVFNVLLWSALGGLGCCGFPALVYSVKARDCKVSGDLEGARRHSHRARVVNIVCSVAVAVVWVIFIIIAATFVSRFRHT; encoded by the exons ATGGAGCCCAGGCAGGCGGACGTGTCCATCCCACTGCAGTCCTCTGGGTGGGGGgcggccgcccccggcccccgcTCCGAGCCGCAGCCCCGGGACTACGTGCTCTGGTCGGTGTTCAATGTGCTGCTGTGGTCCGCGCTGGGCGGGCTGGGCTGCTGCGGCTTCCCCGCGCTCGTCTACTCCGTCAAG GCCCGTGACTGTAAGGTGTCGGGGGACCTGGAGGGTGCCCGGCGCCACAGCCACCGCGCCAGGGTGGTGAACATCGTCTGCTCCGTGGCGGTCGCCGTCGTCTGGgtcatcttcatcatcatcgCCGCCACCTTCGTGTCCAGATTCAGGCACACCTGA
- the LOC136557996 gene encoding interferon-induced transmembrane protein 5-like: MDTSDPRQERPPPKRGPPPAAPQAPRDHLVWAIFNTLYMNFCCLGFVALAFAVKARDRKVSGDVEAAQHFSSKARCYNALATAGSVLLPLLLGALIVTGVIHLSKLAQESVGFFTYQFSGSDDEDQ, translated from the exons ATGGACACCTCGGACCCGCGGCAGGAGCGGCCGCCCCCCAAGCGggggccgccccccgccgccccccaaGCGCCCCGCGACCACCTGGTCTGGGCCATCTTCAACACCCTCTACATGAACTTCTGCTGCCTGGGCTTCGTGGCGCTCGCCTTCGCCGTCAAG GCTCGGGACAGGAAAGTGTCCGGGGATGTGGAAGCTGCTCAGCACTTCAGCTCCAAGGCGCGGTGCTACAACGCCCTGGCCACGGCGGGCAGcgtgctgctgcccctgctgctcgGGGCCCTCATTGTCACCGGGGTCATCCACCTCTCCAAGCTGGCCCAGGAGTCCGTGGGCTTCTTCACCTACCAGTTCAGCGGCAGCGACGACGAGGACCAGTGA
- the PGGHG gene encoding protein-glucosylgalactosylhydroxylysine glucosidase: protein MADGEGDPGVFTATALPGDPRLLPTVTNAFLGTRVFRDILHAAGVYSGAAGDTHRADVPSPLGLRMAAPGARSPAQSFALNTWTGTFSHTIQSPGYTATQQLYAHHSLVHLMASSVTIRRLDGSTHPVTVQLQSLFVPQSQDLHLSSGPDFQGAHYIYGQTLVPEVEGGPRPTVHMLWTPIPQSLTLGEEERERCWQFLTAVAGSEEEAKRSYSAGLSLAAAGSLHRSHVRAWAALRRGCSVELDGPLALRQALHGCLYYLLSAIPPRDSPGVPFHGISPGGLSNGTRGEDYWGHVFWDQDTWMFPNILLLHPGAARAILQYRIRTLEGARRNAREQGYEGAKFPWESAATGREVCPEEIYGAQEIHITGDVLMAFEQYYCTTQDLKLFQEDGGWELVEAVAQYWSSRMVWSEEEQLYHIRGVMPPDEYHSQVDNSAYTNAVARCSLNFAAVLARDLLLPAPEEWEDRARKIKVPFDEERKYHPEYDGYSPGEPVKQADVVLLGFPLMHPMSAEVRRNDLEMYEPVTDPAGPAMTWSMFALGWLELKELQRAWSQLEKCFSNITEPFKVWVENSDGSGAVNFLTGMGGFLQVILFGFTGFRITRSSLLFDPAFPDGITKLKLSSISYLGNRLEVTITREEIRMEVTEASWDPPASPLEAVLESGQRFPLEEGQSVSFPTAPGWIQRSPSRTP, encoded by the exons ATGGCCGATGGCGAGGGCGACCCCGGCGTGTTCACGGCCACGGCCCTGCCCGGGGACCCGCGGCTGTTGCCCACGGTGACCAACGCCTTCCTGGGCACCCGCGTGTTCCGGGACATCCTGCACGCCGCCGGCGTGTACAGCGGCGCCGCGGGGGACACGCACCGCGCCGATGTCCCCAGCCCGCTGGGGCTGCGCATGGCAGCGCCCGGAGCCCGCAGCCCCGCCCAGAGCTTCGCCCTCAACACCTGGACAG GGACCTTCAGCCACACGATTCAGTCCCCTGGCTACACAGCCACCCAGCAGCTGTATGCCCACCACTCCCTGGTGCACCTGATGGCCTCCAGTGTCACCATCCGGCGCTTGGATGGCTCCACACATCCTGTCACCGTCCAGCTCCAGAGCCTGTTCGTGCCACAGAGCCAGGACCTGCACCTGAGCTCAGGCCCAGACTTCCAGGGAGCGCA CTACATCTACGGGCAGACGCTGGTTCCGGAGGTGGAGGGGGGGCCCCGTCCCACTGTGCACATGCTGTGGACCCCCATCCCGCAGTCGCTGACGCTGGGCgaggaggagcgggagcggTGCTGGCAGTTCCTGACGGCGGTGGCCGGCAGCGAGGAGGAGGCGAAGCGCAGCTACAGCGCGGGGCTGTCCCTGGCGGCCGCGGGTTCCCTGCACCGCTCCCACGTCCGCGCCTGGGCCGCGCTGCGCCGGGGCTGCTCCGTGGAGCTGGACGGGCCCCTGGCCCTGCGCCAGGCGCTCCACGGCTGCCTCTACTACCTGCTGAGCGCTATCCCGCCCCGGGACAGCCCTGGAGTCCCCTTCCACGGCATCAGCCCCGGCGGCTTGTCCAACGGCACCCGCGGCGAGGACTACTGGGGACACGTCTTCTGGGACCAG GACACCTGGATGTTCCCGAATatcctgctgctgcatcccGGGGCTGCCCGCGCCATCCTGCAGTACCGCATCCGCACGCTGGAGGGCGCCAGGCGCAACGCGCGGGAGCAGGGCTACGAG GGCGCGAAGTTCCCGTGGGAGAGCGCAGCCACTGGCCGGGAGGTGTGTCCCGAGGAGATCTACGGAGCTCAGGAAATCCACATCACCGGGGATGTCCTGATGGCCTTCGAGCAGTATTACTGCACCACGCAG GACCTGAAGCTGTTCCAGGAGGACgggggctgggagctggtggAAGCCGTGGCTCAGTACTGGTCCAGCAGGATGGTGTGgagtgaggaggagcagctctaCCACATCAGAG gtgtcaTGCCCCCAGACGAGTACCACAGCCAGGTGGATAACTCTGCTTACACCAACGCTGTGGCCCGGTGCAG CTTAAATTTTGCCGCTGTCTTGGCTCGGGACCTGCTGCTCCCGGCGCCAGAGGAGTGGGAGGACCGTGCCAGGAAAATCAAAGTGCCCTTTGATGAGGAGAGGAAATATCACCCTGAGTACGATGGCTACAGCCCAG gtgagcCGGTGAAGCAGGCAGATGTGGTCCTGCTGGGGTTCCCACTGATGCATCCCATGAGTGCCGAGGTGCGGAGGAACGACCTGGAGATGTACGAGCCCGTCACCGACCCGGCGGGGCCAGCCATGACCTGG AGCATGtttgccctgggctggctggagctgaaggagctgcagagagcctggagccagctggaaaAGTGCTTCAGCAACATCACAGAGCCTTTCAAG GTCTGGGTGGAGAACTCGGATGGGTCGGGAGCTGTGAACTTCCTCACAGGGATGGGTGGGTTCCTGCAGGTCATCCTCTTCGGCTTCACGGGGTTCAG gATCACGAGGTCCAGCCTCCTCTTTGATCCTGCCTTTCCCGATGGTATCACCAAGCTGAAACTCTCCAGCATCTCCTACTTGGGCAACAGACTGGAGGTGACCATCACCAGGGAGGAGATCAGGATGGAAGTGACTGAGGCCTCCTGGGaccctccagcctctcccctgGAAGCTGTGCTGGAGTCAGGACAGCGCTTTCCCCTGGAGGAAG GGCAGAGTGTCTCCTTCCCCACAGCGCCTGGATGGATCCAGAGGTCACCCAGCAGGACCCCCTAA